The genomic window CTGCCGAAACGCCTGCATCTCTAAGCTGTGGATACACTCGGAGAGAAACGAAGCTGGCCCGAGCAGCTTTTCAAACGTCAGGCCGTAGAAGCTAAGGAGGGTTGCAAGTTTGTATGCCGGTAAAATCTCCTCGTTCGCCTGAACTACTTGTTCCACGCGCTGGCGAATCAACCTCGTGACTCCAGCGACGTCTCTGTCGACTAGGTCATTGAGGGCCGCAAGGGCATTGAACTCGCTATCTTTTCCCTCGTCGTCTGTAACTAGGCGCCAAACCTCGGCATCCCTCCCTTCTTTTAGACCCTTGGCAAGCTCTTCACCCTCAGAGATGAATAGGATCTCGAGAGCTTCACGCTCGCTTACGGTAGCTGAGTGCACCCATGCTAACATGTCTCCCACGTAACGCAACATGTCATGTGCTGCAACATCAATCGGTTTAACGGAAGCATCATCAATGCCGGACGAAGTTGTGCCAGTCAGAGCGGTATGGAACGCTTCTGAAAGAATGCGCTCTCTGGCTTCTGCGAAGAAACTGAGACAGTTTTGAAAAAGAGATGGCCGCTCTGCCAAGACTCTGAGAGCTTGTCGAATAGATGTGTTCATATGTGGATTCTCAAGGTTCAGTGTCTTGAACTCTCTTTGAGTCCATTTGTATAATTTCTGAAACCCGAAATTGAGATGTTTAGATGTTTGTTCCATTAAATCTAAACCAAATGTCTGCTCCTGAAGCCCAAGTAGGATCTCACAGTCCTTACTGATCTTTCTTGCCTTGGACAGAGCGTCGAAAAACCGCTCGTCGACGGGCTCGGCGGTTGATGTCAATGCCACGAGCTCTGGTTCAGTCAAAAGAAAATACTCCTTAAACGCTGATAAGACGCGCTGCTTTACAAAAACTTCTTCACGTTTTTCTAATAGAGATGCGGCTTCGCGGAGAGTAGGTGACGTTTCTGATTGAGCTAGGGCTACCTGAGTCTTGATGCTCTCATACTCTGTTTTCAGTTTTTCGAGTATGAGTCTAACGCGATGCAGTTGCTTTATTCATTGCAATCGGTCAATGTATGAATCGTGTAATGATTGGGGGGAA from Metarhizium brunneum chromosome 2, complete sequence includes these protein-coding regions:
- the COG6 gene encoding Conserved oligomeric Golgi complex subunit 6, giving the protein MSEQMDVGNNTPAASAKGSNSLATKVTAVLSTSFSDTEFREALALIDQQEFANDAKNRRQIRINLHKDVIDSNGTIIDNFGRVSEQLHRVRLILEKLKTEYESIKTQVALAQSETSPTLREAASLLEKREEVFVKQRVLSAFKEYFLLTEPELVALTSTAEPVDERFFDALSKARKISKDCEILLGLQEQTFGLDLMEQTSKHLNFGFQKLYKWTQREFKTLNLENPHMNTSIRQALRVLAERPSLFQNCLSFFAEARERILSEAFHTALTGTTSSGIDDASVKPIDVAAHDMLRYVGDMLAWVHSATVSEREALEILFISEGEELAKGLKEGRDAEVWRLVTDDEGKDSEFNALAALNDLVDRDVAGVTRLIRQRVEQVVQANEEILPAYKLATLLSFYGLTFEKLLGPASFLSECIHSLEMQAFRQFRSLLKDNIAIMQTDSENIPVDLAPPLFFSRALDQLDAIMHTYDSSLSSTDFRGNEVESVLADALEPFMSACDIMAKSMISLKAAIFAVNFNLAAYKCLAKFEFTKKRAERIRIDIREASTGIVQSQYKFFRVQSGLESLFNNINDSQDAGGCCLDGDTLTKASQQLDEFLPSALMDAIDRVKCVQDTVLARQMTEEAADLFCKDFEKLEQEIDNRDANRAANDAGFLRLQFPRTSAEIRVLLS